The Fibrobacter sp. UWB5 genome has a window encoding:
- a CDS encoding FKBP-type peptidyl-prolyl cis-trans isomerase, giving the protein MNKKLIIAAGALAFALTGCDQLCQGPKTKTALVTDKDKYSYALGAHFGNQARFQLVTRDSIDLDLDLFIQAFKERYNEDSAHFLMNDSIIFQTLTDLSQARQAEKNKKDSLAAEANKAAGEAFLAQNKTAEGVVTTESGLQYKVITEGTGATPADGDIVKVHYTGTLLDGTKFDSSVDRGEPLEFPIGAVIPGWTEMLKLMKVGGKVTAWIPSDLAYGPRGRGPQIPGNSLLVFEMELIDTHSADAPAAEAPKAEAPKAEKKAAAKPAAPKAEAKPAAAKPAAEAKPAEAAKPAAEAPKAEAKPAAAAPAAAPAAAAPAAAK; this is encoded by the coding sequence ATGAACAAAAAACTCATTATTGCTGCGGGTGCTCTCGCATTTGCTCTGACTGGCTGTGACCAGCTGTGCCAGGGTCCCAAGACCAAGACTGCTTTGGTGACCGACAAGGATAAGTACAGCTATGCTCTCGGTGCTCATTTCGGTAACCAGGCTCGTTTCCAGTTGGTAACCCGCGACTCTATCGACCTCGACCTCGATCTCTTTATCCAGGCTTTCAAGGAACGCTATAACGAAGATTCCGCTCATTTCTTGATGAACGATTCCATCATCTTCCAGACCTTGACCGACCTTTCTCAGGCCCGTCAGGCTGAAAAGAACAAGAAGGACAGCCTCGCTGCCGAAGCCAACAAGGCCGCTGGCGAAGCATTCCTCGCCCAGAACAAGACTGCCGAAGGCGTCGTGACCACCGAATCTGGCCTCCAGTACAAGGTGATTACCGAAGGTACGGGTGCAACTCCGGCCGATGGCGACATCGTGAAGGTTCACTACACCGGTACGCTCCTCGACGGCACCAAGTTCGACAGCTCTGTCGACCGTGGCGAACCGCTTGAATTCCCGATCGGCGCCGTGATTCCGGGTTGGACCGAAATGCTCAAGCTCATGAAGGTGGGCGGCAAGGTCACCGCTTGGATCCCGAGCGACCTCGCATACGGTCCGCGTGGCCGTGGCCCGCAGATTCCGGGTAACAGCCTCCTCGTGTTCGAAATGGAATTGATCGATACTCATTCTGCCGACGCTCCGGCTGCTGAAGCCCCGAAGGCCGAAGCTCCGAAGGCTGAAAAGAAGGCTGCCGCTAAGCCGGCTGCTCCGAAGGCCGAAGCCAAGCCCGCCGCCGCAAAGCCGGCTGCTGAAGCAAAGCCTGCCGAAGCTGCTAAGCCCGCTGCTGAAGCCCCGAAGGCCGAAGCTAAGCCGGCTGCTGCCGCTCCTGCCGCCGCTCCCGCTGCAGCTGCACCGGCCGCTGCCAAGTAA
- a CDS encoding M23 family metallopeptidase has protein sequence MNRFLLVVLSAFFLLSLLGCNEEGKIQKLKDEGDKLRAQIDSLTNEIEQLQMQPGNWIVHNDTVRAGDGLFQVLVRMQINERERGKIVLALQDSAELSKLRVGQVFYAAIDSSGSVQRFRYAPNPANIHMLSRTENGYVYTLIQKPVTRRQSVFEGALTEGSTLNGTLFKVGIPGRMVGIVSGVLQCKVAFPLARAGDKFRILLEETFYQDSIWISGRVVYAEFNGRIVGHHEAFRYEDPDPKSSFNAHYTEKGEALVFDGLRYPLDRLHITSPFGSRIHPITGQRKMHAGIDYGSPTGTPVYAVAEGIVTVSGFDQFSGNKIAIRHRDRSESWYMHLSVRGVKVGSKVAARQCIGRVGSTGRSTGPHLHLGFKNEKGKWINPASKTMIAAPKLEGQRLARLKEQVAEIRKQIEATLAAPAVKANDTTDVMVRMRSL, from the coding sequence GTGAACCGTTTTTTGCTTGTTGTCTTATCCGCATTTTTCTTGCTTTCCTTGCTTGGCTGTAATGAAGAAGGCAAAATCCAGAAACTGAAAGATGAAGGCGACAAACTCCGTGCACAAATTGATTCCCTGACTAACGAGATTGAACAGCTGCAAATGCAGCCTGGTAATTGGATTGTGCACAACGATACCGTTCGTGCCGGCGATGGCCTTTTCCAGGTGCTTGTCCGCATGCAGATCAACGAACGCGAACGCGGCAAGATTGTGCTTGCCCTCCAGGACAGCGCCGAACTTTCCAAACTCCGCGTGGGCCAGGTCTTTTACGCCGCTATAGACTCTTCGGGCAGTGTCCAGCGATTCCGTTATGCCCCGAATCCGGCGAACATCCACATGCTCAGCCGTACAGAAAACGGTTACGTCTACACCCTCATTCAAAAGCCGGTAACCCGCCGTCAGTCTGTTTTCGAGGGAGCCCTTACCGAAGGCAGCACCTTGAACGGCACGCTTTTCAAGGTGGGCATTCCCGGCCGCATGGTGGGTATTGTCAGTGGCGTGCTCCAGTGCAAGGTGGCATTCCCCTTGGCTCGCGCCGGCGACAAGTTCCGCATTTTGCTCGAAGAAACCTTCTACCAGGATTCTATCTGGATTTCGGGCCGAGTCGTTTACGCCGAATTCAACGGCCGCATCGTGGGACACCATGAAGCTTTCCGTTACGAAGATCCGGATCCGAAAAGTTCCTTTAATGCTCACTATACCGAAAAGGGTGAAGCGCTCGTCTTTGATGGCTTGCGTTACCCGCTGGACCGCCTGCATATTACGAGCCCCTTCGGTAGCCGCATTCACCCCATTACGGGCCAGCGCAAAATGCATGCCGGCATTGACTACGGTAGCCCCACGGGCACGCCGGTTTATGCCGTTGCCGAAGGTATTGTGACGGTTTCGGGCTTTGACCAGTTTAGCGGTAACAAGATTGCCATTCGCCACAGGGACCGTTCCGAAAGCTGGTACATGCACCTCTCTGTTCGCGGCGTCAAGGTAGGCTCCAAGGTGGCTGCGCGCCAGTGCATCGGCCGCGTGGGTTCCACGGGACGAAGCACCGGCCCGCACCTGCATCTGGGTTTCAAGAACGAAAAGGGCAAATGGATCAATCCGGCCTCCAAGACCATGATTGCCGCCCCCAAGCTGGAAGGGCAGAGGCTTGCTCGCCTCAAGGAACAGGTGGCCGAAATCCGCAAACAAATAGAGGCGACTCTCGCCGCCCCTGCCGTAAAAGCAAACGACACCACCGACGTGATGGTGCGTATGCGTAGTCTGTAA
- a CDS encoding S41 family peptidase, which produces MKLKKTLAIFGAIPFLFSACSQSVSSSSDERDIMADLFPEMEHINNEYEAELYFNYEMLDLFYIYAHMRNELADDYKVYLNKGTSQDSRTKGYCSADYYDVCYMYNQMADPFTRYFDPLVADQIYSSILESESIVGIGAEVEEMLDSTSRYLVITEIYPGSPAQKAGLMVGDIVTQVDGLNITSAYNFENMCTGNKDDVINIVVTRNSEPVSIKVTIDEYNEPSVKLTYQDSIPVILIKEFVVTSISDSGSYGEFVAALKKTEGATSTIIDLRDNPGGETEQCANMAKELLSAGDTVVIDIEATVDSIPDGRGMKYFQKFDTLTVTAERDGIGKNRYYVFMADTGSASCAETMLSALTANRKVPVVGQLTYGKGIGQLVIQTEVGEGLALVTALQGFDKNWDSYHDLGIVPDFEINNPDEQMAKAVELAKEAQFVRAAGYGTQKLNHFSKEHEHEASGRVPTAKDLKLRYKIAK; this is translated from the coding sequence ATGAAACTGAAAAAGACACTCGCCATTTTTGGCGCCATACCATTTTTATTTTCGGCTTGTTCGCAATCCGTAAGCAGCTCGTCGGACGAGCGCGACATTATGGCCGACTTGTTCCCCGAAATGGAACACATCAATAACGAATACGAAGCCGAACTCTATTTCAATTATGAGATGCTCGACCTGTTCTACATTTACGCCCACATGCGTAACGAACTGGCCGACGATTACAAGGTCTACCTGAACAAGGGAACAAGCCAAGACAGCCGTACCAAGGGTTACTGTTCTGCAGACTACTACGACGTGTGCTACATGTACAACCAGATGGCCGACCCCTTCACCCGTTATTTCGACCCCCTTGTCGCAGACCAGATTTATTCCAGCATTCTGGAATCCGAATCCATCGTAGGCATCGGCGCGGAAGTTGAAGAAATGCTGGATTCCACATCCCGCTACTTGGTTATAACCGAAATTTATCCGGGTTCTCCGGCACAAAAAGCCGGCTTGATGGTCGGAGACATCGTGACCCAAGTAGATGGCCTTAACATTACTTCGGCATACAATTTCGAAAACATGTGCACCGGCAACAAAGACGATGTCATCAACATCGTTGTCACCCGCAACTCGGAACCGGTTAGCATTAAAGTGACTATCGACGAATACAACGAACCCTCCGTCAAGCTCACTTACCAAGACTCCATTCCGGTAATCCTGATTAAGGAATTTGTCGTGACCTCGATTAGCGACAGCGGTTCCTATGGAGAATTCGTGGCAGCCCTCAAAAAGACCGAAGGCGCCACCTCCACGATCATCGACTTGCGCGACAACCCCGGTGGCGAAACCGAACAGTGCGCCAACATGGCCAAAGAACTGCTTTCTGCTGGCGACACCGTCGTGATCGATATCGAAGCCACGGTCGATTCCATTCCCGATGGCCGAGGCATGAAGTATTTCCAGAAATTCGATACACTTACCGTTACCGCAGAACGCGACGGAATTGGCAAGAACCGCTACTACGTCTTTATGGCTGACACGGGATCGGCAAGCTGCGCCGAAACCATGCTCTCGGCACTGACGGCAAACCGCAAAGTTCCGGTCGTGGGCCAGCTGACTTACGGAAAGGGAATCGGACAACTCGTGATCCAGACCGAAGTCGGAGAAGGTCTCGCCCTAGTGACGGCCCTGCAAGGCTTCGACAAGAACTGGGATAGCTACCATGACTTGGGAATCGTTCCGGACTTTGAAATCAACAATCCGGACGAACAGATGGCCAAGGCCGTGGAACTCGCCAAAGAAGCTCAGTTTGTTCGCGCAGCCGGCTACGGAACGCAAAAGCTCAACCACTTCTCTAAAGAACATGAGCACGAAGCCTCTGGCAGAGTTCCGACTGCCAAGGACCTGAAGCTGAGATATAAAATCGCGAAGTAA
- a CDS encoding S41 family peptidase → MDSTPAPTEYSFNYWLLQKTYLFEDELPLLDEQGDSVNELYNKLSDPYTRYVPPSKSEAAISHINTSIVPGDVGMEYTQFNQMEHPLVIYRVYPESPAGRAGIPRYGNILNVNGVEISGDRAFNIYDSVLTQNKEISITVAYAGDTNTYELTKEDVYAPTVFVDTLNGIEIITITGFKLNTVDKKNGTLGELTTYLESTRNSTAPRLIDLRGNPGGHVNHCTAMADLFMEKGNISTRSWRSFAGDGTPLYNKVTVVAKPGDAGEKKKFVALVNGGSASCAEIFAVALQEGAEIPIAGTVSYGKGIGQSTWKTMAGGLSLITNLEFLTPKGNSYHKKGIIPDYPCSEASLQCGFDALESKYGKKGSSKTAFKKSAADANEPQILRRYKDLGGAIIEGEE, encoded by the coding sequence GTGGATTCTACGCCGGCGCCAACAGAATATTCGTTCAACTACTGGCTTTTGCAAAAGACTTACCTGTTCGAAGACGAACTGCCCCTGCTGGATGAACAGGGCGATTCGGTAAACGAACTCTACAACAAGCTGTCCGACCCCTACACCCGTTACGTTCCGCCGTCTAAAAGCGAAGCGGCAATCTCGCATATCAACACGAGCATTGTACCGGGCGACGTAGGCATGGAATACACGCAGTTCAACCAGATGGAGCACCCGCTCGTCATTTACCGCGTGTATCCCGAAAGCCCGGCAGGCAGGGCAGGCATCCCCCGCTACGGCAACATCCTGAATGTCAACGGCGTCGAAATTTCTGGCGACCGTGCATTCAACATCTACGATTCTGTCCTGACTCAAAACAAGGAAATTTCGATCACGGTGGCCTACGCGGGCGACACCAACACATACGAACTGACCAAGGAAGACGTTTACGCTCCGACCGTATTTGTCGACACCTTGAACGGAATCGAAATCATCACCATTACCGGATTCAAGCTGAACACCGTCGACAAGAAGAACGGCACGCTGGGAGAACTCACAACTTACCTGGAATCGACCAGGAACTCGACGGCACCCCGACTCATTGACTTGCGAGGGAACCCGGGCGGTCACGTAAATCACTGTACCGCGATGGCAGACTTGTTCATGGAAAAGGGCAATATCTCAACCCGCTCCTGGCGAAGCTTTGCAGGCGACGGCACGCCCCTTTACAACAAGGTGACCGTGGTCGCCAAGCCGGGCGACGCCGGCGAGAAAAAGAAATTCGTGGCACTCGTGAATGGCGGGAGCGCAAGCTGTGCTGAAATCTTTGCGGTAGCACTCCAAGAAGGCGCAGAAATTCCTATCGCAGGAACAGTCAGCTACGGCAAGGGAATTGGCCAAAGTACCTGGAAGACAATGGCCGGGGGACTTTCGCTCATTACGAATCTGGAGTTCCTGACTCCCAAAGGAAATTCCTACCACAAAAAGGGAATCATTCCCGACTACCCTTGTTCCGAAGCATCGCTGCAATGCGGCTTTGACGCACTCGAAAGCAAATACGGCAAGAAGGGCTCCTCGAAGACGGCCTTTAAAAAGAGTGCAGCCGATGCAAACGAGCCACAGATTTTACGCCGTTACAAAGACTTGGGCGGCGCAATTATAGAAGGAGAGGAATAA
- a CDS encoding leucine-rich repeat domain-containing protein, with translation MNLLDIIRKAKAEKATSLDLSQKELRILPQELFELEDLEELILDRNMLVELPDDICKLKKLKKLSVSENDLMELPETIGELTNLEHLYLGYNSLSELPDSVGNLEKLETVNIAKNQLLDLTLEVGKWTNVTKISLHDNMLSEVPPTLGKLKKLRKLYLDNNDLTSIPATLGHLESLEVLMVSGNNLGAIPSEFSNLKKLKELVLDANQLATLPESLAECDSLETISVVENPMEGGIPRVLLDKKGLSIDQ, from the coding sequence ATGAACTTGTTAGACATTATTCGTAAAGCTAAAGCCGAAAAAGCCACCTCGTTAGACCTTTCCCAAAAAGAACTGAGAATTCTTCCTCAGGAACTTTTCGAACTGGAAGACCTCGAAGAGCTCATCCTCGACCGTAACATGCTCGTGGAACTTCCCGACGACATTTGCAAGCTGAAAAAGCTCAAAAAGCTCTCCGTGAGCGAAAACGACCTGATGGAACTCCCCGAAACCATCGGCGAACTTACAAATCTTGAACACCTGTACCTGGGTTACAACAGCCTGTCCGAACTTCCGGATTCCGTCGGCAACCTCGAGAAGCTCGAAACGGTGAATATCGCCAAAAACCAACTTTTGGACCTGACCCTCGAAGTCGGCAAGTGGACCAACGTCACCAAGATTTCTCTGCACGACAACATGCTTTCCGAAGTGCCTCCTACCCTCGGCAAGCTGAAAAAGCTCCGTAAGCTTTACCTCGACAACAACGACCTGACTTCCATTCCGGCCACCCTCGGCCACCTGGAATCCCTCGAAGTCCTGATGGTGTCGGGTAACAACCTGGGCGCAATCCCCTCGGAATTCAGCAACCTGAAAAAACTCAAGGAACTGGTCCTCGACGCAAACCAGCTCGCCACGCTCCCCGAAAGCCTCGCCGAATGCGACAGCCTCGAAACGATTTCCGTCGTCGAAAACCCGATGGAAGGCGGAATCCCGCGCGTGCTCCTGGACAAGAAGGGTCTGAGCATCGACCAATAG
- a CDS encoding AIPR family protein gives MELTKSQERRLAFVASLLSLNPNDPTDRIKALRHLNLDENGCFHGFQYSQGFMEFFIFLDEDTPLEKVVSHLNSDLKQLQIAVFRTSDPPNPFFMSLREEADPWAVNKISDDDEDEDDDSPASRPYMETLEITVLRTRATRDITDSELERTLKDMRRKLGIWKNEVKAKLEIIAEHDDLTRDFRSADDKLEIVMDSDPLHLTSDHGELFLGFCPIRTIFDYHVNLGKRLKTKHNMAIVSSNIRTYLGNLTHTNAALIDAFQTMERNDDQNVNVDDFPFLHNGMTLTGDDLRLKERDGKKVLYIERPKIINGAQSLFTYEQYAKKSKKPVNPQVLVKVVVPYPGADNFLNQVTMANNRQNPVFSYHLRAADDLQFFIWQRYQEEGFTYVYKDGVRLKARTRKLEVRMRPELAKTLFMMDGKLSECRSSDCIFDKETLYQRCFGAFVRVSPDKERDFVRKTIAFTKAWQLLSRLPIKIRRVTPGKGVSIEANDDNPLTRITWNGRLEDKFIFRSAVKDLVVALALKHWLIYGDPIQDFEWLVENELNFNDSILKYASKIYTEDLKGILISEFKDNPAYYDTITTIDKDSGESVERRLWKGFANTATYDKMMDLLCKKNRTWEKCRGGIEVFL, from the coding sequence ATGGAATTAACCAAATCGCAGGAACGCCGTCTAGCATTTGTGGCTAGCCTCTTGAGTCTCAATCCCAACGATCCTACTGACCGAATTAAGGCACTCCGGCATCTAAACCTTGATGAAAACGGCTGCTTCCATGGTTTCCAATACTCCCAAGGCTTTATGGAATTCTTCATCTTCCTCGATGAAGACACTCCGCTCGAAAAGGTCGTTTCCCACCTCAATTCCGACCTGAAACAGCTCCAGATTGCCGTTTTCCGTACCAGCGACCCTCCTAATCCGTTCTTCATGTCGCTGCGCGAAGAAGCCGACCCCTGGGCTGTGAACAAGATTTCTGATGACGACGAAGACGAAGATGATGATTCTCCGGCTAGTCGTCCGTACATGGAAACGCTCGAAATTACGGTTCTCCGTACCCGTGCGACCCGCGATATTACCGACTCCGAACTGGAACGCACCCTCAAGGATATGCGCCGCAAGCTCGGTATCTGGAAGAACGAAGTCAAGGCAAAACTCGAAATCATTGCCGAACATGACGATTTGACCCGCGATTTCCGCAGCGCCGACGACAAGCTCGAAATCGTGATGGATTCCGATCCGTTGCACTTGACCAGCGATCACGGCGAACTGTTCCTCGGTTTCTGCCCGATTCGCACGATTTTTGACTATCACGTGAACCTCGGTAAGCGTCTCAAGACCAAGCACAACATGGCTATCGTCTCGAGCAACATCCGTACTTACCTCGGCAACCTCACTCACACGAACGCTGCCTTGATCGATGCCTTCCAGACCATGGAACGCAATGACGACCAGAACGTGAATGTGGACGACTTCCCGTTCCTGCATAACGGTATGACCCTTACCGGTGATGACCTGCGCCTCAAGGAACGCGACGGCAAGAAGGTTCTCTATATCGAACGTCCGAAGATTATTAACGGTGCCCAGTCCCTGTTCACCTACGAACAGTACGCCAAGAAGAGCAAGAAGCCGGTGAACCCGCAGGTGCTCGTGAAGGTGGTGGTGCCGTATCCTGGTGCCGACAACTTCCTGAACCAGGTGACCATGGCCAACAACCGCCAGAACCCGGTGTTCAGCTACCATCTGCGTGCTGCTGACGACCTGCAGTTCTTCATTTGGCAGCGTTACCAGGAAGAAGGCTTTACCTACGTTTATAAGGATGGCGTGCGCCTCAAGGCACGTACCCGTAAGCTCGAAGTGCGTATGCGCCCCGAACTTGCCAAGACCCTCTTCATGATGGATGGCAAGCTCAGCGAATGCCGCTCCAGCGACTGCATTTTTGATAAGGAAACCCTGTACCAGCGCTGCTTCGGCGCGTTCGTGCGTGTGTCTCCGGACAAGGAACGCGACTTCGTGCGCAAGACCATCGCCTTTACCAAGGCATGGCAGCTCCTTAGCCGCTTGCCGATCAAGATTCGCCGCGTGACCCCGGGTAAGGGCGTGTCTATCGAAGCGAACGACGATAACCCGCTGACTCGTATCACTTGGAACGGCCGCCTCGAAGACAAGTTTATCTTCCGTAGCGCCGTGAAGGACCTGGTGGTGGCCCTTGCCCTGAAGCACTGGCTCATCTACGGTGACCCGATCCAGGATTTCGAATGGCTGGTCGAAAACGAACTCAACTTCAACGATTCCATCCTCAAGTATGCTTCCAAGATTTACACCGAAGACTTGAAGGGTATCCTGATTTCTGAATTCAAGGACAATCCGGCTTACTACGACACCATCACGACGATTGACAAGGATTCCGGTGAATCCGTGGAACGTCGCCTGTGGAAGGGCTTTGCCAATACCGCCACTTACGACAAGATGATGGATCTTCTGTGCAAGAAGAACCGCACCTGGGAAAAGTGCCGCGGCGGTATCGAAGTATTCCTTTAA
- a CDS encoding acyl-CoA carboxylase subunit beta, protein MWNEKYIAKLDSYLAQAQAAGGAARVDKQHQSGKCTARERMEMLFDEGSFVEVGALRKSSNRVLKESKVVLGDGVVTGYGKVNGRLVFASSQDFTVGGGSLGQCHAEKICRVMDMAVEAGAPFVAMNDSGGARIDEGVFSLAGYSAIMARNVWASGVIPQIAVIMGPCAGGACYSPALSDFIFMTQNTSQMFLTGPAVVKQVMGENITAADLGGAPVHTSKSGVAHFMYEDDKKCLEGVRKLLSYLPQSNRKESAECNCKIAEAAKNDEGFFKKLFSKSESNEVAASFDNSASIQDIVPDNYKQAYDVKSVIAAFADADSFFEVQSDWGKNVVIGFARLNGEAIGIVANQPKVLAGSLDVDGSDKAGRFVRFCDAFNIPLLALADVPGYMPGSKQEYSGIIRHGAKLLYAFAEATVPKVTLILRKAFGGAYIAMNSKDVGADYVFALPIAQVAVMGAEGAVEIINKKEIAAAPDPAAARAQCIAKYEEELMNPYVAASMGVVDEVIHPADVRKRLITAFDALKTKEQKRHWKKHANIPL, encoded by the coding sequence ATGTGGAACGAAAAGTATATCGCTAAGCTGGATAGCTACCTGGCCCAGGCCCAGGCAGCCGGTGGCGCTGCCCGTGTCGATAAGCAGCACCAGTCCGGAAAGTGCACTGCCCGCGAACGCATGGAAATGCTGTTCGACGAAGGTTCGTTTGTTGAAGTCGGTGCACTCCGCAAGTCGAGCAACCGCGTGCTCAAGGAAAGCAAGGTCGTCCTGGGTGACGGCGTCGTGACCGGTTACGGCAAGGTGAATGGCCGTCTGGTGTTTGCCTCTTCTCAGGACTTTACGGTGGGTGGCGGCTCCTTGGGCCAGTGCCATGCCGAAAAGATTTGCCGCGTCATGGACATGGCTGTGGAAGCCGGTGCCCCGTTTGTTGCCATGAACGATAGTGGTGGAGCTCGTATTGACGAAGGCGTGTTCTCGCTCGCTGGCTATAGCGCCATCATGGCCCGCAACGTGTGGGCTTCCGGCGTGATTCCTCAGATTGCCGTGATCATGGGCCCCTGCGCTGGTGGCGCCTGCTATTCTCCGGCTCTCAGCGACTTCATTTTCATGACCCAGAACACCAGCCAGATGTTCTTGACTGGCCCGGCTGTCGTGAAGCAGGTGATGGGTGAAAACATCACCGCTGCCGACCTCGGTGGCGCTCCGGTGCATACCTCCAAGTCCGGCGTGGCTCACTTCATGTACGAAGACGACAAGAAGTGCCTTGAAGGTGTCCGCAAGCTCCTTAGCTACTTGCCGCAGAGCAACCGCAAGGAATCTGCCGAATGCAACTGCAAGATTGCCGAAGCCGCCAAGAACGACGAAGGCTTCTTCAAGAAGCTGTTCTCCAAGTCCGAATCGAACGAAGTGGCCGCTTCCTTCGACAACAGCGCTTCTATCCAGGACATTGTTCCGGATAACTACAAGCAGGCCTACGACGTGAAGTCCGTGATTGCGGCCTTTGCCGATGCCGACAGCTTTTTTGAAGTGCAGAGCGACTGGGGCAAGAACGTGGTGATCGGCTTTGCCCGCCTGAACGGCGAAGCGATCGGTATCGTCGCTAACCAGCCGAAGGTGCTCGCCGGTTCCTTGGACGTGGACGGTTCCGACAAGGCTGGCCGCTTTGTCCGCTTCTGCGACGCGTTCAACATTCCGCTCCTCGCCCTCGCAGACGTTCCGGGTTACATGCCGGGTTCCAAGCAGGAATACTCGGGCATTATCCGCCACGGTGCAAAGCTCCTTTACGCCTTTGCCGAAGCGACCGTGCCGAAGGTGACGCTCATTCTGCGTAAGGCTTTCGGTGGTGCTTACATCGCCATGAACAGCAAGGACGTGGGGGCCGACTACGTGTTCGCCCTCCCGATTGCCCAGGTGGCCGTGATGGGTGCCGAAGGTGCCGTGGAAATCATCAACAAGAAGGAAATCGCTGCTGCTCCGGATCCGGCTGCTGCTCGCGCCCAGTGCATCGCCAAGTACGAAGAAGAACTGATGAACCCCTACGTTGCTGCCTCCATGGGCGTGGTCGACGAAGTGATTCACCCGGCCGATGTTCGTAAGCGCCTCATTACCGCTTTCGATGCCTTGAAGACCAAGGAACAGAAGAGGCACTGGAAGAAGCACGCCAACATCCCGCTTTAA